DNA sequence from the Salmo trutta chromosome 28, fSalTru1.1, whole genome shotgun sequence genome:
TCAATCCAATATTATAGTTCTGTCGTTCTAGCTTTCCCCACATGCCTTGATCAGTCTTCACTTGTGTCTAGGAAAACAGAATAGCCTAATGAACAGCCTAATTTGATTTAAACTACAGTCTATCATTTATAGTagctacactacattaccaaaagtatgtggacacctgtttgttgaacttctcattccaaaatcatggtcattaatatagagttggtcccaccctttgctgctgtaacagcctccactcttctgggaaggatttccaccagatgttagaacattgctgtggggacttacttccattcagccacaagagcattagtgaggttgggcactgatgttgggcgattaggcctggctcgcagtcggcgtacCAATTCATCACAAAAGTGTtcaatggggttaaggtcagggctctgtgcaggccagtcaagttcttccacacaaatctcgacaaacaatttctgtatggacctcgctttgtgcacggtggcattgccatgctgaaacaggaaagggccttccctaaactgttgccacaaagttggaagcaaagaatTGTCTAGGATGTCATTGTACATAGCATTACTGAAAATAACgcagtagcgttaagatttcccttcactggaagtaaggggcctagcccaaaccattaaacaagtagcgttctcctggcatccgccaaacctagatttgtccgtctgactaccagatggtgaagcatgattcatcactccagagaacaggtttccactgctccaaaatccaTTGGCggtgagttttacaccactccagctgatgcttggcattgcgatgcttggcatggtgatcttaggcttgtgtacggctgttcggccatagaaacccatttcatgaagctcccgacgaacagttattgtgctgatgttacttccagaggcagtttggaactcggtaatgagtgttgcaactgaggacagactatttttatgcacttcagtgtaacagtatagcttctgtccctctcctcgccccacctgggctcgaaccagggaccctctgcacacatcgacaacagccaccctcgaagcatcgttactcatcgctccacaaaagccacggcccttgcagagcaaggggaacaactacttcaaggtctcagagcgagtgacgtcaccgattgaaacgctattaccgcgcaccccgctaactagctagccatttcacatcggttacatcagcacacggtcccgttctgtgagcttgtgtggcctaccactccacggctgagccattgttgctcctagacgtttccacttcacaagaacagcacttacagttgacaggggcagctctagcagggcagagatttgacgaactgacttgttggaaaggtggcatcctataacggtgccacattgaaagtcactgagctcttctgtaaggccattctactgctaatgttagtctattgagattgcatggctgtgtgcttaattttatacacctgtcagcaacaggtgtggctaaaatagccaaatccactaatttgaaggggtgtccacatactttcaaCTCTCAACCACCACATGAGAAAATAAACCATAGTCAGATCAAACTACGCTGATGTGCTGTTTCATCATCTTCAGTATGCCAGAAAGACCATAAATTTAGATACTAGCTAGATGTTATTGCGATGCCCCACTTATTTTACAGTTGCTCTACCAATCATTGATTTCATTGTCATGCATTTCAGGTGACATTATTACAGACGTGTGTACCTGCACTGTGCCTGGGCTGAGAAGCAtaatatttttattatttaaccaggtaagctagttgagaacaagttctcatttacaactgcgacctggccaagataaagcaaagcagtgcgacacaaacaacacagagttacaatatggaataaacaagcgtacagtcaataacacaatagaaaaaaagaaagtatacagtgtgtgcaaatggcatgaggtaggcaataaataggccatagtagcgaaataattgcaatttagcagattaacacgagtgataaatgagcagatgatgatgtgcaagtggagatactggtgtgcaaaagagcagaaaagtaaataaaaacaatatggggatgaggtaggtagattgggggggctatttacagatggactatgtacagctgcagcgatcggttagctgctcagatagctgatgtttaaagttagtgagggaaatataattctccagcttcagcgatttttgcaattcgttccagtcactggcagcagagaactggaaggaaaggcgaccaaaggaggtgttggctttggggatgaccagtgagatatacatgctggAACGtgtactagggtaagtttggcggtgtgagtgaaggaggcttcgTTGCGAAGATGAAGATGCATGTCGTGATTAATCCTAAGGATATTGTGTAGGCCTAATTACTGTGTAATTGTCATAAGACCCAAGCCGCCCCCTGTACCCGGAatttgaactactcccctctgggcgcaggtatagggcaccccttagcaggaaaaacagaactagacaatcatttgtgccaggtgtgatatccctcctaaatagctcgggctaatgttcctatccactcagtaaggccTGCAGGCTAgtctttcaaaaaaaaaaaaaaagttttattagtgtgtaactgttatgaaagttgtattgccaattttgttttgtatttaaacaccactttaaacgtgtacatgtcactgcaacaaaatttccccaatggggacaataaagtcagtaagtaaGGTCCAGTACTATTTCTAGTAAATGCCTGGAAATGTGCTTCCCAGTTAGACTTTGTCTGATTGAGTCTGTCTCCCCCTACAGTGTGCCATCCAAACCACTCCATGTGACCTTTAACAGTCCTGCTGAATAGGAGAAATGAGGACCATTTGTGAGTGAGGTACCACTACTGCTTTTCTTTTGTTCACTCACTAATTCTCTCAAGCTACTGGCTTTGAGCCACTCCAAATGGTTTAGTATGATGATATAGCTGAGGTTTTTAATATGGTAACAAGGCTTGACCTTGAAGTTATGTTAATTGCACAGGATAAAGTGGGTATGTTCATTTTGCTGCATTGCTTCTGCAGATATCCCATAAACACTCCTGGACAGGTTTGCATTGGTGTGAGATGGATTTTCTCCAGGCATTGACTCACCTAGCCTTGTATTCTGCAGAAATTAGTGTGTATCAGTGATGTGCCATGGGGTACGACGTCACCAGGTTCCAAGGGGAGGTGGATGAAGACCTGCTGTGTCCCATCTGCAGCATGGTACTGGAGGAGCCAGTCCAGGTTAATGCCCTACTATACCTCCTATACCTCTGGACCAGATCTATTACAAGGACTcattttatttatcctttatttagaCAGGTTATCACTGAGTTCTTAATATAGACCTTTCACCGATTTCAAACAATATACTTATTTCCCCATCCCATCTTCCCTTTTCCCATCTCCGCTCCTTTTTCTCCTATGTCTAGGCCCCACACTGTGAGCATGCCTTCTGCAACGCCTGCATCACCCAGTGGTTCAACCAGCAGCAGATCTGTCCTGTGGACCGCAGCGTGGTGACACTGGCTCACCTCCGGCCCGTGCCCCGCATCATGCGCAACATGCTCTCCAAACTCCAAATCGCTTGTGACAACGCTGGCTTCGGCTGCACAGCCACACTGCGGCTAGATCAACTGCAGTCTCACCTGAAGGACTGCGAGCACAACCCCAAAAGACCTGTCAACTGTGAGGATGGCTGTGGGTAAGTGACATTAGAGCACATTACACAGCAGAGTAGACCAGACAGAATGGGAAAACATGGTTGTGACTTTTGAGTTGCTGGGCATGCCGCACCATCACTGCAGAATGTGACATTACCTAGTCTTGTATTTATTATTTAGTATTGTAGTGGTCTCTAGAGTGACCTAGTGGCTTTAATTTCATAATGTCACAATTTCACCACAGGCTGGAGATGCCGAAAGATGAGATGTGCAACCACAACTGCATCAAGCACTTACGTGGCGTGGTACAGCAGCAGCAGACAAAGATCTCTGAACTAGAGAAGAATGCTGCAGAGCACAAACACCAGCTGGGGGAACAAGTAAGCACACACAATCACGTTGCATACATATACCtcaatggaggctgctgaggggaaaaCGGCTCATAAATGgcgcgaatggaatggcatcaaacacatggaaaccatgtgtttgacgtatttgataccattccgctccAACCATtatcacgagcccgtcctccccaattaaggctccaccaacctcctgtgatatacTTGTATGCAAATCCATTAGTGCTCTGTTCCTCAATGGTCAGGGatctggtgtgtgtctgtttcttcCACTGTCAGAAACGGGACATCCAGCTGCTAAAAGCAAACATGAGAGCAATACGCAGTGCAAACCCCAACATGCAGAACCTGGAGGAGAGCATTGAGTACAACGAGATCCTGGAGTGAGTATACTCTCCTGTCCCCTTGGCCCTCTCCTCTAGAATATATTCAGTAGTTTCAGTACTTGATTTCAGCCTCAAGTCTATTATGCTGGATATTGTTTGACTACAAAAATCATTCAAACTTAttaaatcaatcaaatttaagaagcccttttaacatcagcAGTGTTGTCACAGTGCTTTAGAGCTAAAGATCCTATTCCACATCTCACTTGTTCCTGACCTGCCCAACAGATGGGTCAACTCCCTCCAACCTGTGAGGGTGACGCGCTGGGGCGGGATGATCTCCACGCCAGATGCAGTTCTCCAGGCGGTCATCAAGCGTTCACTCATCGACAGCGGCTGTCCTCTGTCCATCATTAACGACCTGATTGAGAATGCCCACGAAAGGAACTGGCCACAGGGCCTGGCCACACTGGAGACGCGGCAGATGAACCGGCGCTACTATGAAAACTACGTGGCCAAGAGGATCCCTGGGAAACAGGCGGTGGTGGTGATGGCCTGTGAGAACCAACACATGGGAGAGGACATGATCCTAGAGCCTGGCCTGGTCATGATCTTCGCCCATGGAGTGGAGGAGATCTTATAATAACCCAACACtaggagcgggggggggggggtctagcaTGGCTGAGAGGAGTGCAAACCGGACATTTTGATTCGTGAGTTATTACtcctctaaaaaaaaaaaataataatactccCCTTCTCAATTGAATGGTAATTATGGGTCTATTTCttagttttttccaactgcttacacacgttttcaaaactgtacacacaaaatgcctcacatctccttcaaaatgccataaacatgtcagaatgaagcatttgcatcaaatggcaaacactgctttcataatagtacatttttggatataccatgtaaacactgttgttctaaagctctttggtctttcataggcttatatctacatttcaatacaatgttctacagtgaaagtaatctgctgagaggggtaacaagtacactgtaaacaccaatgcaatgtagaaacaaaatatttattaggccaaacattactgttgtatacagtagcatacaacaaaaccataaacatatgtaaaccaaaagtaaattctttagaatacagtaaagaacacaattgtgtgtgtggggtccctggggggcagtccaggaattggtgggggggcagtcaccagtgctaagctacgcttcatctcttctccgggctgggtctggccacaatacttcgtccacatcacaagatacttccctcgatgtttggcaagagaaaacgtatctcctagcatggcgtatccaaccttggacagaggcaTCCTCTATGTCCCCACAGgcgtcctccattgcctggagaagcggcatgcgggcatagggttggcgatcatacactttccagcgccaggctgagaagaattcctctatgggattttgaaaaggtgaatatgggggtaggtacaaaactacaaattgtggatgggtggcaaaccagttttggaccagaacagcctggtgaaaactaacattgtctcataaaaccacaaatctagcaggctcctgatctggatcagggacaagcattgtgtaaattccatccagaaaagtgagcatacagtgtggcattgtgatggaggacacatagttatattacccccacgctgtccagggacattggtaattgccctctgtcctattaCATTTCTTCCGCGGCACCTGGTTTTGGTGAGGTTGAAGCCAACCTCATCCACATAAATAAATTCATGGCGAATTACATGGGCATCCAGCTCCAATACTCTCTGTAACAGACAAAAGGATATAGGATACAGGATGGAGGATGCGTTGTATGGTCGACAGGCTTACAGCATTGATGTTAAATATGGTGTCATTATTGAAGATATACTCTCTTATCTCTCGAATCCTAATTGCATTGTTGGCCAAAACCATATTTATAATTGCAGTCTCTTGTACATCTGTAAATAAGCGTCCTCGTCCTCCATGATGTCTTTGCCTTTCCACTCTGTACAGAAGTCAAACACAGTATGTGTTCAGCATAGGAACTGtaaacaatgtacaaaaaaaagtagTAGAGCATGATAACCAACCTCATTCATTCAATGCAGTGCAGTAAATGGATGGCTTAGAGTTAAATGTTTATGCAAAACTATGCAGTCATAcgtattttacagtacattactgtaatgctaaaatagtcattagatagttgcatacctgttctcatttctgaaggtttgaattatggacgccactgtaaatcgactcaagttgggctggactctcagtccagcctctctcatggTCAAACCGTGGTTGATCACATGATCAACAAGTGTTGCCCTAATCTCATCAGAGATGGCTCTCCCTTCTCTTCTTTGCCCTCGTCCTCTTGTtcctcttcctcctactcctcctccaaCTCTTCGTCTTTGAATTTGTCCTCGttgtcccctgcctctccctcctgccctcttgctctctgtccattgttggcatccattgttcaaaacaggtaatctgacttttgacctatttataggcctatactacagtaaagcagtgattggttagtgatcagttaagcaattagtgtttgcacatgtgaggagtgtgtgtgtgagacctggtgaataagtgtagcattttgattgtgtttggaaaaggaaagcaagtcacttcctgttagatttttgtgttttaggtagagaattgtgtgtagtcttttgaaaaaagtgttttatgcaattgacGGCTGAGAAATGgcttatggttttggatatttggtgtgtagttttgcactttgagtgagaggtttcaaaaatcgtgtgacatgaaaagattgtgtgtaagcagttggaaaaaactgtaatgaCAGTTGATATGTCAGTTTTTGTCTCTAAAGATAAGTGGGTGTAGGGGAAATGAAAAGATCTCAATGGCTCCTAAAATGAACAGAAGCGTGTTACTTACATATGAGCTTTTTTAATATCTTTGCCTTAAAAGGACATTTCCAAAAATACACCTGGAAAAAGAACTTAACTGATAATACCCAGGATATTCTAAGATGGAATGTTTGAGAGTCTCATAATAAAAAGCTATCCCTGATCTCCTAGGCTTCTCTGGTTCCCCCATCCTACACCTTGTACTATGTAAATTAATTCATATAAAAAATCATGTAAATACAAATATTATATTGAAAAAAATATACACATTCTCTAGTTATTCTTGTTATACAGTAATTAGACAATGTGAATTTTGTCAGTTGGCATCCATGTGTTTCAGGATGCTGCTCTGGACATTTTGCTCACTTCAGCATTGTTTTTTGCTAATCATGTCATGACAGTTGTACGCCATGATGTTTTGCTTCTCgtttattacatttttgttgtGCCATGCATTTTATTTATAGATTTTGAAGAGGTGCTGGTGCAGGATCTCCGCGCCAGACGCAGTACGCTTGAAGATGTTTTTTGtgttatgtaaatacatttgtcatTTTAGAAAATTGAAGCTCATTGTTCATTGCTTCTGTTGTACTTAGTGAACATGAAGTTGGGTCCAATTGGCGTTAAATCATTGGAATGTAACATTGTGTAGTTTTacctgttttattttattaatggTTGATGCTTGTTTGTGTTGATATTAATTGACAATTTCTTATTTTTACCAAACTATTTTATCTAAAAGCTTTGAATTACTGAATGATAGAGTGACAAGGGACTTGATTTAAAGACACGCAGTCGAAAACAACCATGTGGAAATCTAACTTCAATGCTACTTCGTTAGTGTCACCATAATGAGATCAATTTGGATTGAGTTTGTCGTTTTGTGTCCTTTTATCTTTTGTGCTGTGGGGTAAAGATGAAGgaaaaaataaaatggtgatcgtGATTGTCATCATGGTACAGTACTGCATGGCTTTTTTATGCCATTGAGTCATTCCTACATGCAGGGCCTCTATACATCATGATTTCTGATGATTAGGCTGCTGCTTAGAGTGCCATCTGGCAATGCTCTCTCcgtccacccacacaaacacccacatggTCAGACATTGTGCATGTCTACAGCAGCAGTGTCTAGTGAGCTCTTGCCAGCAGCCCATACTCTATTGAGGCCTTTCCTTTTAAATCTTTCCCTTTGTTGTGAATAGTTGGAATATCATGTGATTTGTCAAAGGGCATGCTTTTGTTATTGTGCCTGAAAATCCTCTGGTTCATCATCATCTGGTATTAAATGATCTAATGGATTGAGACACCTTTTTACTTGTATGCCAATAATTGTATTGCTGGACTGGATTTTACAATGCACAACTGTTCAGTGTTTCAACCTCAAATTCACACCGTCAAAGGGTCAGAATCCATAATTAGGCTACTGTCAATCCATCATTGCCTCAACGCACCCTGTTATGGGACTGCTGTCACATTCGATTATCTGTAGATGTTCAATAATATAGGCTACTAATGTAGCAAAGCAGTTGGGAGCTCATAGGCCTAACGTCTCGAGCACACTGACAGTGTTATTGCATTTTATTACACCAGCTACGTTGATTGCAGCGGCTATTACAGTGCGTTGTGTGGTATATACATTGGATTTATCGAACTTACACCTTGATCACACCGACAGTGTTATTGCGCAAAATGGTAAGCAGCAGCACCTGGATaagtgtgcaacaaaagttcaacatttccCCTTCtactaccatttctgtcaagccgtctatgcAAACAGTTTGACGCATACTTTTGATAAATCCaatgtatgcaccacacagagcGTCCTACAACTGCCTCTGCAAGCAATGTTGCAAGGAAACGCAGTGTTCATTGGAAATGCAATGATGCTGTCTGTGTGATCGAAGCGTTATTCGTTAAACTGTATGCGTAGATgtcttgacagaaatggtagcggaaggtgaatgttgaacttttgttgcacacgtatccagatgatgctgcgtaccatttGGCGCATGACACTGTAGGTATGATCGAGGCTTGCTGTTACTTTTACATAGCACACCCACCTGTGCCAAACGCCTTGATCACACCGACAGTTTTTGGCgcaaaatggtacgcagcatcatctggatatctGTATAACTAAAGTTCAACAGTCatcttctgctaccatttctgtcaagccgtctgtGCATACAGTTTGATAAATCCAACGTTTGCACTACATAGagcgcactgcaactgcctctgcaactcaatgctgcaaggcaaacgcagcgttccattgaaaatgaatgtacctctggtgtaccaaaatgcaataacCCTATCCGTGTGAACGAGGCGAAACTGGTCCAGACTTCTTGGCGGAAGCTGTAGTTCGCTATAGGCTCAAAGTGCATTGAAAATCAAATGGAGGAAAAATGTCCTATCGATTGCAACCTGATTTGTCCATCGCTGCTCTATTATAGCCTAGGGCACATCCATATACTAGAGTAGACTGGGGTAAACGTAGACTACATCCCCGCGCTAGTCAAAGTGCAGCAGATGACAGTTTAAGGCGGTGCTTTgcttagctttttttttttaatagctAGGGAGGGGGAAATCGCTGAGTCGGGCGTGGCAGTCAGCCAATCTTTCTTATTATCTCTGGGTAAATGAAAGCTGACAGCTAGACTACCTTTCTTGCAGCGTCCACAGACAATTTCCGTCGATTTGCTGGGTGTAAAAACGTTGAATTGTGCCTCGATCCTCGCCGAGGAAATATCTTACCGGACGAACGGCACGACAATCCGCTTAAGGACGACAGACAGACAACGCTCATCATCGCGAAATATAGGTAGGCTAATTGATGCTCAAAACAGCCTGATTCAGTACTACTGGCTGTAGTTCAATGACTCCTGTATGCCAGTTTACAACTTTGCATACAGTTATTGCCTGTGAATTTCGTTGCGCCGCTGCCAAGTTTGGGTAAGATATTTCATGGGAGAGACGGTATCCCTCGCCTCGCCCAACTGATCTCAGTTGATTCCATGGTTGGGCAAAACAGGCTACTTTTGAGTGGTAGCCTACTGACACATGCCAATGATGGGTTTCTATATACACTGGATACATCTGCAGCTTCTGTTCCCATGTTTTTCCCCTTTGAAACCTACAGCCTAACCTTTAGACATGCACCTCTTTAGACTATAGTTAACATGGGGCATGTTTTATAGCCTAGTAGGATAGATAATCTACTAAGAATATAAATTGAAAATACTGTTTAAGGTTTACACAGTGTTAAACTTTCACCCGTATGGCTCAATATTGTAGACCAGACAGGTTGGAGACAAGTTTTATAACTGCCTGCAGACAATGTTTGACCTATGGTGGACTCTTGACGCAATCAGCTCTGTCTGGATGGAAAATGCAATTTTGGTTTATATGATTTTCATTAGCAATGTGACATCCTTGCAAATGACTTGACTTTGAATAATAGTTACTTGCCATCTAAATGATTAAAACAGCTGACAAAGCAACACATTGCTCAACACACCGTAACCATGGTTGCACCATTTAAGACATGATGTTTGGCCCTTCTGATATATTTACTTCACTGTGCTTATGTCCCTTGGTATGTGTCTCCTTAATTAAGTTACCTATGGATAAACTAGGTCTTCTGACCATACATTTAGAACATGTTGGCAAGTAGCAGTCATCAAGTTGAACTACATTTTGGGCTTTCATCAGGTTTCCTTTCACATTTAACATTTTTCTGGGTCATGAAAACACAAACAGTCACAGGGATGGTTCTGAAACCTTTCATTTGAAACCACATGGTAATTTTTCTTTGCTAGTGTAGTTTTTGCATTTCCATTCAAGTCAAGTGAGGTCATCAGTTCCTTTTTAAATCTATACCATTTCCTGGTTTCCCTCCTCACCGGAAAATTGGTTGCCAAAAAACAGAAATGTTATCCTCGTTCTGGGGCGAAAGACCGTCTCTTAATGAAAGTGTCATACTTAACCTGCACAGCTAAGTAATCACAGGGAAACACCGAGAGAGGCATTCCTGGTCAGGTCAACCTGTCGGTAAGGAAACAGACTATCTCTACAGATGGATCAGGAAGCGGGTCACACTGTTGCTGCAGAGAAATTAAATTAATCTAATAGGGATCTATAGAGCTGCTAGAGGGATTGTGTGTTTACGATCATGCAATCACACAATCTAAACATTTGATAATTTACTCCCTTTGCCCTGTACACAGATTGTACATTTCAATGGTTTTATAATGGCAGTACAGTA
Encoded proteins:
- the LOC115165663 gene encoding E3 ubiquitin-protein ligase NRDP1-like, whose amino-acid sequence is MGYDVTRFQGEVDEDLLCPICSMVLEEPVQAPHCEHAFCNACITQWFNQQQICPVDRSVVTLAHLRPVPRIMRNMLSKLQIACDNAGFGCTATLRLDQLQSHLKDCEHNPKRPVNCEDGCGLEMPKDEMCNHNCIKHLRGVVQQQQTKISELEKNAAEHKHQLGEQKRDIQLLKANMRAIRSANPNMQNLEESIEYNEILEWVNSLQPVRVTRWGGMISTPDAVLQAVIKRSLIDSGCPLSIINDLIENAHERNWPQGLATLETRQMNRRYYENYVAKRIPGKQAVVVMACENQHMGEDMILEPGLVMIFAHGVEEIL